A portion of the Suricata suricatta isolate VVHF042 chromosome 11, meerkat_22Aug2017_6uvM2_HiC, whole genome shotgun sequence genome contains these proteins:
- the EIF1AD gene encoding probable RNA-binding protein EIF1AD: MSQATKRKHVVKEVLGEHMVPSDQQQIVRVLRTPGNNLHEVETAQGQRFLVSMPSKYRKNIWIKRGDFLIVDPIEEGEKVKAEISFVLCKDHVRSLQKEGLWPEAFSEVAEKHHNSRNRQTQPELPVEPQSSGEESSSEDDSDLFVNTNRRQYLESEEESEEEETA; encoded by the exons ATGTCTCAAGCCACCAAGAGGAAGCACGTGGTGAAGGAGGTGCTGGGGGAGCATATGGTGCCCTCCGACCAGCAGCAGATCGTGAGG GTACTCAGGACCCCAGGGAACAATCTGCATGAGGTGGAGACAGCCCAGGGGCAGCGCTTCCTGGTGAGCATGCCCTCCAAATACCGGAAGAACATCTGGATCAAGAGAG GTGACTTCCTCATTGTTGACCCTattgaagagggagaaaaagtgaaGGCTGAGATCTCCTTTGTGCTCTGCAAGGATCATGTGCGCTCTCTGCAGAAGGAGGGGCTCTG GCCTGAGGCCTTCTCAGAAGTGGCTGAGAAGCACCACAACAGCAGGAACAG ACAGACTCAGCCAGAACTCCCAGTGGAGCCACAGTCATCAGGGGAAGAGTCCAGCTCTGAAGACGATTCCGACCTCTTCGTCAACACCAACCGCAGACAGTATCTGGAGAGCGAGGAGGAGAGCGAAGAGGAGGAGACAGCCTGA
- the BANF1 gene encoding barrier-to-autointegration factor: MTTSQKHRDFVAEPMGEKPVGSLAGIGEVLGKKLEERGFDKAYVVLGQFLVLKKDEDLFREWLKDTCGANAKQSRDCFGCLREWCDAFL; the protein is encoded by the exons ATGACAACCTCCCAAAAGCACCGAGACTTCGTGGCCGAGCCCATGGGGGAAAAGCCAGTGGGGAGCCTGGCCGGGATTGGTGAAGTCTTGGGCAAGAAGCTGGAGGAGAGGGGCTTTGACAAG GCCTACGTGGTCCTTGGCCAGTTCCTGGTGCTCAAGAAAGACGAAGACCTCTTCCGGGAGTGGCTGAAGGACACGTGCGGCGCCAACGCCAAGCAGTCCCGGGACTGCTTCGGGTGCCTCCGAGAGTGGTGCGACGCCTTCTTGTGA